A window from Pangasianodon hypophthalmus isolate fPanHyp1 chromosome 4, fPanHyp1.pri, whole genome shotgun sequence encodes these proteins:
- the LOC113540489 gene encoding cornifelin: MAVQQQVTTVVSHTGYSSGTWTTGICDCCSDMSTCCCALWCFPCMQCQTASQFGWCFCMPLLDPFCLTVSCCLRSKMRERYSIHGSCCDDCCTVCFCYTCAWCQMAREIKIRARAGTSATVITQQVIG; encoded by the exons ATGGCAGTTCAACAGCAGGTTACCACAGTGGTGTCGCACACAGGATATAGTTCTGGCACATGGACCACAGGCATCTGTGACTGCTGCTCTGACATGAGCACTT GTTGTTGTGCCCTGTGGTGTTTCCCGTGTATGCAATGTCAGACTGCTTCTCAGTTTGGCTGGTGTTTCTGCATGCCCCTTCTGGACCCCTTCTGTCTGACCGTTTCCTGTTGCCTTCGCAGCAAGATGAGAGAGCGCTACAGCATTCAT ggCTCATGCTGTGATGACTgctgtactgtgtgtttctGCTACACCTGTGCCTGGTGCCAAATGGCACGTGAAATTAAGATTCGTGCTCGAGCTGGCACTAGTGCCACTGTGATCACTCAGCAGGTTATAGGCTAG
- the acadvl gene encoding very long-chain specific acyl-CoA dehydrogenase, mitochondrial, translated as MLVRKVTQNAALCNAVLRLPQSMSGTQRQAGAVVAVQSLRPYVSQSAEAVLEKSSASSGVAAKAERVDKKAASVESKSFAVNMFKGQISTSQVFPFPTVLNEEQSEFLRELVGPCSKFFEEVNDPAKNDQLEKVEDQTLEGLKEMGAFGLQVPADLGGVGLNNTQYARLVEIVGMHDLGVGITLGAHQSIGFKGILLFGNEQQKEKYLPKLASGETIAAFCLTEPSSGSDAASIRSVAVQSPCGKYFTLNGSKIWISNGGLAEIFTVFAKTPVKDEKTGEVKDKITAFIVEKSFGGVTHGPPEKKMGIKASNTAEVYFENVRIPAECVLGEIGGGFKVAMNILNNGRFGMAAALSGTMKGVLAKAVDHAANRTQFGNKIHNYGVIQEKMARMAMMQYVTESMAYMVSGNMDSGATDFQIEAAISKIFASEAAWTVTDECIQIMGGMGFMKDAGVERVLRDLRIFRIFEGTNDILRLFVALNGFQNAGNQLKNLQKALKSPFSNAGLLAGEITKRAKRKAGMGTGLTLQGSVHPELAHSGALAVKAIEQFGEVIEELLLKHGKRIIDEQFVLKRVADCAIDLYAMVVVLSRASRSLSQGHSSAQHEKMLCETWCTEAHERIMQDIKFLRSGTSKQIFKNLRAISAAVVENGGVVSPHPLGF; from the exons ATGCTGGTACGTAAAGTCACTCAGAATGCGGCGCTGTGTAATGCTGTGCTTCGCCTACCACAGTCCATGTCAGG AACACAACGGCAAGCAGGAGCTGTCGTAGCTGTGCAAAGCCTGCGTCCTTATGTTAGCCAAAGTGCTGAG GCGGTCTTGGAGAAGTCGTCAGCCAGCAGTGGTGTTGCTGCCAAGGCTGAAAGAGTGGACAAGAAGGCTGCCAGTGTG GAGTCAAAATCCTTTGCTGTGAACATGTTTAAAGGGCAGATCAGCACCTCACAGGTGTTCCCCTTTCCCACAG TGCTGAATGAGGAGCAGTCCGAGTTTCTCAGGGAGCTCGTGGGACCTTGTTCAAAGTTTTTTGAA GAAGTAAATGACCCTGCTAAGAATGATCAACTGGAGAAGGTAGAAGATCAGACCTTGGAGGGGCTGAAGGAGATGGGAGCTTTTGGCCTGCAGGTGCCTGCTGATCTGGGCGGCGTGGGCCTCAACAACACACAG TATGCCAGGCTGGTGGAGATTGTGGGCATGCATGACCTGGGCGTGGGCATCACCCTTGGTGCTCACCAGTCCATCGGCTTTAAGGGTATTCTCCTCTTCGGCAATGAGCAACAGAAAGAGAAGTACCTTCCCAAGCTGGCCTCAG gagAAACAATTGCTGCATTCTGTCTGACTGAGCCATCTAGTGGCTCAGATGCTGCCTCTATCAGGTCTGTTGCTGTGCAATCACCCTGTGGAAAGTACTTCACCCTCAATGGAAGCAAAATttggatcag TAATGGAGGCCTGGCTGAGATCTTTACTGTGTTTGCTAAGACTCCAGTGAAAGATGAGAAAACTGGAGAAGTGAAGGACAAGATCACTGCTTTCATTGTTGAAAAAAGCTTTGGAGGAGTTACACA TGGCCCTCCAGAGAAGAAGATGGGCATCAAGGCCTCAAACACAGCAGAGGTGTACTTTGAGAACGTTCGTATACCAGCCGAGTGCGTACTGGGTGAAATCGGAGGAGGATTTAAGGTGGCCATGAATATCCTTAACAACGGGCGCTTTGGCATGGCTGCAGCACTCTCAGGAACCATGAAGGGTGTTCTCGCTAAAGCG GTGGACCATGCTGCGAACAGGACACAGTTCGGTAACAAAATCCACAACTACGGAGTCATACAGGAGAAAATGGCCAGAATGGCCATGATGCAGTATGTTACAGAG TCTATGGCCTACATGGTCAGTGGGAACATGGACAGTGGAGCAACAGATTTCCAGATCGAGGCTGCCATCAGTAAAATCTTTGCCtct GAAGCAGCATGGACTGTGACTGATGAGTGTATTCAGATTATGGGTGGAATGGGTTTCATGAAG GACGCTGGTGTCGAGAGGGTCCTGCGAGACCTGCGAATCTTCCGTATCTTTGAGGGCACCAACGACATTCTGCGACTCTTCGTGGCGCTCAACGGCTTCCAG AATGCAGGAAATCAGCTGAAGAACttacaaaaagctctgaaaagTCCATTCAGCAATGCTGGCTTGTTGGCTGGGGAGATCACCAAACGTGCCAAAAG GAAGGCTGGCATGGGTACAGGCCTCACGCTGCAGGGAAGTGTCCATCCAGAACTGGCTCACAGTGGCGCTCTG GCGGTTAAAGCTATTGAGCAGTTTGGAGAGGTGATTGAAGAACTGCTTCTAAAGCATGGCAAAAGGATCATTG ATGAGCAGTTTGTGCTGAAAAGAGTTGCAGACTGTGCTATTGACTTATATGCTATGGTTGTGGTGCTGTCCCG GGCCTCCAGGTCTTTGAGTCAGGGTCACTCTTCTGCTCAGCATGAGAAGATGCTTTGTGAAACCTGGTGTACTGAG GCTCATGAGAGAATCATGCAGGACATCAAGTTCCTGAGGTCAGGCACATCCAAGCAGATCTTCAAGAACCTGCGGGCCATTTCTGCAGCTGTGGTAGAGAATGGAGGGGTGGTTTCTCCTCATCCCTTGGgcttttaa
- the zgc:194312 gene encoding odorant receptor 131-2, with protein MANASFNQTDTNYAQVRVCASAVAFVILFLFNLLINWTILREQRLRSHARFVLVFHLLLSATTYFAVCFTFYLQMHVRATLPAPACAALITVLVTSASNILLTITAMALDRYVAICFPLQYSSVRFKPWPWLLGVVTWALASVIPLSLFPKVKLEANVQCGRNQLKVGGVHKILLISICTILILYSYVRILCVGRRLGVLNRRNRAGCRTIALHGVQLAVYILPNFINFVLQVLTEKNTITLDTKERFAVITFVFFSLAQCIAPIVYGLRKEELLEQLHLRFPCLACRLKSLLEWTVGVTHPGRQPRQRERRMTSETLLSREISQTTV; from the exons ATGGCTAACGCGTCGTTCAACCAAACCGACACCAATTACGCCCAAGTGCGCGTCTGTGCGTCGGCGGTGGCCTTCGTGATTTTGTTCCTCTTCAATCTCTTAATTAACTGGACTATACTGCGAGAGCAGCGTCTGCGCAGCCATGCTCGCTTCGTGCTCGTCTTCCACCTGCTGCTCTCAGCCACCACCTACTTCGCCGTTTGCTTCACCTTCTACCTGCAGATGCACGTGCGAGCGACGCTGCCGGCGCCTGCCTGCGCAGCCCTCATCACTGTGCTGGTAACCAGCGCATCCAACATCCTCCTCACCATCACGGCCATGGCCCTGGACCGCTACGTGGCCATCTGCTTCCCGCTCCAGTACAGCAGCGTCCGTTTCAAACCCTGGCCCTGGCTTCTTGGGGTGGTCACGTGGGCGCTCGCGTCTGTCATCCCTCTCAGCCTTTTCCCTAAAGTGAAGCTGGAAGCGAACGTCCAGTGTGGCCGGAATCAGCTAAAAGTAGGGGGAGTGCATAAAATCTTACTCATCTCGATTTGCACCATACTCATTCTGTACAGTTACGTGCGGATTTTGTGCGTGGGGCGCCGCCTGGGTGTGCTGAACCGGAGGAACCGGGCCGGCTGCAGGACCATCGCCTTGCACGGCGTGCAGCTCGCAGTGTACATACTGCCAAACTTTATTAACTTCGTCCTGCAGGTCCTGACGGAAAAGAACACGATTACGTTAGACACCAAGGAACGTTTTGCTGTGATTACGTTTGTTTTCTTCAGCTTGGCTCAGTGTATCGCTCCTATAGTGTACGGACTGCGCAAAGAGGAGCTGCTGGAGCAACTTCATCTCCGCTTCCCCTGCTTAGCCTGCAGACTGAAGAGCCTGCTGGAGTGGACGGTCGGTGTCACCCACCCTGGACGTCAACCCCGCCAACG GGAAAGGAGAATGACGTCAGAGACACTTTTATCAAGAGAAATATCACAGACGACTGTGTGA